A portion of the Pseudoalteromonas luteoviolacea genome contains these proteins:
- a CDS encoding TonB-dependent copper receptor, whose amino-acid sequence MKKRLICTAITASIAWQGQAQSEQTMEHIEVIAPMHSPLDIKTDPKATRQPLPAQDGADLLSSIAGFSLVKKGGASSDPVFRGMAGSRINIITDGGVTLGGCGGRMDPPTAYITPQTYDTLTVIKGPQTVLYGPGNSAATVVFERESERLLESGTTGFVNATLGDFGKRVINSDIKTGTQDYFARVATSYSEAEDYQDGDGNSIHSAYEKWNLDTQFAYTPDDTSLYSLSLGRSDGEVAYADRMMDGSLFDRTQVALKVSKSELSGFVTSIEANVFYNHIDHIMDNHSLRQFTPNMMMKTPVSSNPDRSTFGGKILLNSELNERTALAYGLDHQQNRHRIRISRDLENTPIDSLVRKETAEFEQTGLFAEIEYSLSQNSQWVSGLRVDEWEATDRRQTRTVMMNVVPNPTADLTRDNTLISGFTRYQAQSENSSYYIGLGRTERFPDYWEVMGGGRGAVDSPSAFLVEHETTDQLDIGWLGQSKSFTNSVSVFFNRIDNYLLTDNLYEKMGMVSNVTRNIDAQTYGFEAESRFNVNKNLMATASINYVKGENRTDNIALAQQPPLQIRVALNYTKDKWQIGGLWRVVQGQHRVAIGQGNIAGQDVSQSHGFGTLALNTSYSHSEDLVFNLGLDNVFDKTYAEHLSRSGAMVSGYAQTAKVNEAGRTVWFNMNWKF is encoded by the coding sequence ATGAAGAAGCGTCTGATCTGCACAGCGATAACAGCATCCATTGCTTGGCAAGGACAAGCACAATCCGAACAAACGATGGAACATATCGAGGTCATTGCACCTATGCATAGCCCACTCGATATCAAAACAGATCCTAAAGCAACACGGCAACCTTTGCCTGCGCAGGATGGGGCTGACCTTCTCTCTAGTATCGCTGGTTTTTCACTCGTCAAAAAAGGTGGCGCAAGTAGCGACCCTGTTTTTAGAGGCATGGCGGGCTCTCGTATTAATATTATCACTGACGGTGGTGTCACGTTGGGCGGTTGTGGCGGTCGAATGGATCCTCCTACTGCTTATATTACGCCGCAAACTTACGATACCTTAACCGTCATTAAAGGGCCGCAAACTGTTTTATATGGCCCTGGCAACAGCGCAGCAACCGTGGTATTTGAACGTGAATCTGAACGCTTACTTGAAAGTGGTACTACGGGTTTTGTGAATGCTACACTTGGTGACTTTGGAAAGCGCGTCATAAACAGTGATATAAAAACAGGAACACAAGATTATTTCGCACGAGTTGCTACCAGCTACAGTGAAGCTGAAGATTACCAAGATGGCGACGGCAATAGTATTCATTCAGCATATGAAAAATGGAATTTGGATACACAATTTGCATACACCCCAGATGATACAAGTTTATATAGTTTAAGCCTAGGTCGCAGTGATGGTGAAGTGGCGTATGCCGATAGAATGATGGACGGAAGTCTCTTTGATAGAACGCAAGTTGCTTTAAAAGTATCAAAAAGTGAGCTGAGTGGTTTTGTAACTAGCATCGAAGCTAATGTATTTTATAACCATATAGACCACATCATGGATAATCACAGTTTACGCCAATTTACGCCTAATATGATGATGAAAACACCTGTTTCCTCAAACCCTGATAGAAGCACTTTCGGTGGTAAAATATTACTCAATTCAGAGCTAAACGAGAGAACCGCTTTAGCCTACGGATTAGATCATCAACAAAATCGCCATCGTATTCGGATCAGTCGAGATCTAGAAAATACGCCTATCGACTCATTAGTTCGAAAAGAAACGGCTGAATTCGAGCAAACCGGCCTATTTGCTGAAATTGAATATAGTTTAAGCCAAAATAGTCAATGGGTGAGCGGTTTAAGAGTCGATGAGTGGGAAGCAACAGATAGACGTCAAACCCGTACTGTGATGATGAATGTCGTTCCCAACCCAACAGCAGACCTCACACGAGATAATACTCTAATCAGTGGCTTTACACGTTATCAGGCGCAATCTGAAAACAGCAGTTATTATATTGGCCTTGGCCGCACAGAACGCTTCCCAGATTATTGGGAAGTGATGGGAGGTGGTCGTGGAGCTGTCGATAGCCCAAGTGCATTCCTCGTAGAACATGAAACCACAGACCAATTAGATATTGGTTGGCTTGGTCAATCGAAATCTTTTACCAACTCAGTTTCTGTATTTTTCAATCGAATAGACAATTACCTGCTTACAGATAATCTGTACGAAAAAATGGGCATGGTCAGTAACGTGACTCGTAATATTGATGCACAAACCTATGGTTTCGAGGCAGAGAGCCGCTTCAACGTCAACAAAAACCTCATGGCGACAGCAAGTATAAACTATGTAAAAGGTGAAAATCGCACGGACAATATTGCCCTTGCTCAGCAGCCTCCGTTACAAATTCGCGTTGCGCTCAACTATACAAAGGATAAGTGGCAAATTGGCGGCTTATGGCGAGTAGTCCAAGGTCAGCATCGAGTAGCTATTGGCCAAGGAAATATTGCTGGACAAGATGTCTCACAGAGCCACGGTTTTGGTACACTGGCGCTCAATACGTCATATTCGCACTCTGAAGACCTGGTCTTCAATTTAGGTCTCGATAATGTCTTCGACAAAACATACGCGGAACATTTAAGCCGCTCAGGCGCAATGGTCAGTGGCTACGCCCAAACAGCTAAGGTCAATGAAGCTGGCAGAACAGTATGGTTCAATATGAACTGGAAGTTTTAA
- a CDS encoding EAL and HDOD domain-containing protein, translating to MYFYAARQPILNINKEVVGYELLFRDGVDNVFPNVDDVEATSKLIEGSQFNFGLEDLTDGKPAYINFTLETIVKGYPTMMGRDQLIVEILETVQPGKRLLAAVQDLKEKGYKLVLDDYKHQKVWRHFYPYIDQIKVDMLVTSVDEIHELKEAIAPHQDIELVAEKVETYEQYQLALDLGFTLFQGFFFAKPEMVQTKALPPSEMALAELLYETSSVDVDLKRITQVFERDVNLSYKLLRYSNSAAFKRRAEISTIKQALVVLGNQELKKFLSLLFASQVASEKPMELIRLSLTRARFCELISIKHNEMRDTGMAFLTGMMSLMDAILDETMQSVMQKLPLTIDIKDALLQGEGMLAQYLSLVMAYEQANWAGASKLTEQLNLQAQSLPELYSEALQWCDQQIEAMGI from the coding sequence ATGTATTTTTATGCCGCTAGGCAACCTATTTTAAACATCAACAAAGAAGTCGTTGGCTATGAGCTGCTGTTTCGCGACGGCGTTGACAATGTATTTCCCAATGTAGATGACGTCGAAGCAACATCAAAATTAATTGAGGGCAGTCAATTTAACTTCGGATTAGAAGATCTCACTGATGGTAAACCTGCCTATATCAACTTTACCCTAGAAACCATAGTTAAAGGTTACCCGACTATGATGGGACGTGATCAGTTGATAGTAGAGATACTAGAAACAGTTCAACCCGGCAAGCGACTGTTGGCTGCGGTACAAGATCTTAAAGAAAAAGGCTACAAACTGGTTTTAGATGACTATAAACATCAGAAAGTGTGGCGCCATTTCTACCCCTACATTGATCAAATCAAAGTAGATATGCTGGTGACTAGCGTAGATGAGATCCATGAGCTTAAAGAAGCTATCGCTCCACATCAAGATATTGAACTTGTTGCCGAGAAAGTAGAAACCTATGAGCAATATCAGCTTGCGCTTGATCTTGGGTTTACCCTGTTCCAGGGGTTTTTCTTCGCTAAACCTGAAATGGTACAAACAAAAGCCCTTCCGCCATCAGAAATGGCTTTAGCTGAGCTTTTATATGAAACATCTAGTGTAGATGTGGACCTAAAACGCATTACGCAAGTCTTCGAGCGCGATGTAAACCTCAGCTATAAATTGTTGCGTTACTCGAACTCGGCAGCTTTTAAACGCAGAGCAGAAATTTCTACGATCAAACAAGCTCTCGTTGTACTGGGCAATCAAGAACTGAAAAAGTTTCTATCTTTATTATTTGCCTCACAAGTTGCCTCAGAAAAACCCATGGAGCTTATCCGCCTGTCGCTTACACGCGCGAGATTCTGTGAGCTTATTTCGATTAAACACAATGAGATGCGTGATACTGGCATGGCATTTTTAACTGGGATGATGTCATTAATGGACGCGATCTTAGATGAAACCATGCAAAGCGTGATGCAAAAGCTCCCTTTGACCATAGACATCAAAGATGCATTGTTACAAGGTGAAGGCATGTTAGCGCAATATTTAAGCCTCGTTATGGCTTATGAGCAAGCCAACTGGGCTGGCGCATCAAAACTCACTGAGCAATTAAATTTGCAGGCTCAATCACTCCCAGAACTGTATTCAGAAGCCCTACAATGGTGCGATCAACAAATTGAGGCAATGGGCATTTAA